The following are encoded together in the Astyanax mexicanus isolate ESR-SI-001 chromosome 8, AstMex3_surface, whole genome shotgun sequence genome:
- the LOC125803778 gene encoding E3 ubiquitin-protein ligase TRIM39-like, whose product MASSSSLLSEDQLQCSICLDVFTDPVSTPCGHNFCMVCLRKCWNSSSHCQCPVCKREFPQRPELSINTFISGLAAQFKKSVQEKSSRAPEKRSSKSKKVQCDSCCEEKLEAVKSCLDCGVSFCDSHLSLHKTTLKYKKHKLMDPVENLEDYICQKHERPLELFCRDDQTCVCQFCTEGDHRTHSTVPIEEESGEKKTQLEKTQTEVQQMIQERLKKIQEIKHSVELNKKIREKEEADSVEIFRALVRCIERSQAELLEVMEEKQKAAERQAEELIKELEQEITELKRRDTELEQISHTEDHLHLLQIYPSLCRPPHTKNWTDVSVNTPLSVESLRRALSQLQEHLTQEMGKIDKSELKRIQQYAVDVTLDPDTANPKLILSDDGKQVKLGDKRQKLPDNPQRFSRATCVLGKEGFSSGRFYYEVQVSGKTWWDLGVTSESSNRKGEITLSPEDGYWRILLRNKTEYEAAESFPVPLLLKQAPQKVGVFVDYEEGLVSFYDVEVRSHIYSFTGQSFTEKLYPYFSPELNEGGKNSASLIITPVQHYE is encoded by the exons ATGGCTTCCTCCAGCagtctcctgtctgaagatcagctccagtgctctatctgtctggatgtgttcactgatccagtctctactccatgtggacacaacttctgcaTGGTCTGTCTCAGAAAGTGCTGGAACAGCAGCTCACACTGCCAGTGTCCAGTCTGTAAGAGAGAATTCCCCCAAAGACCTGAACTGTCTATAAACACCTTCATCTCTGGACTGGCTGCTCAGTTCAAGAAGTCAGTTCAGGAGAAGTCCAGCAGAGCTCCAGAGAAACGTTCCTCCAAATCTAAGAAGGTTCAGTGTGACTCCTGCTGTGAGGAGAAGCTGGAGGCTGTAAAGTCCTGTCTGGACTGTGGCGTCTCTTTCTGTGACTCTCATTTATCACTTCATAAAACTACACTCAAATATAAGAAACACAAGCTGATGGATCCTGTGGAGAACCTGGAGGACTACATCTGCCAGAAACATGAGAGACCCctggagctgttctgtagagacgaccagacgtgtgtgtgtcagttctgCACTGAGGGAGACCACCGGACTCACAGCACTGTTCCTATAGAGGAGGAGAGTGGAGAGAAGAAG ACTCAGCTGGAGAAGACACAGACAGAAGTTCAGCAGATGATCCAGGAGAGACTGAAGAAGATCCAGGAGATCAAACACTCTGTAGAACTCAATAAA Aaaatcagagagaaggaggaagcagacagtgtggagatcttcagggctctggtgcgctgcattgagagaagccaggctgagctgctggaggtgatggaggagaagcagaaagcagcagagaggcaggctgaagagctgattaaagagctggagcaggaaatcactgagctaaagaggagagacactgagctggagcagatctcccacactgaggaccacctccacctcctacag ATTTACCCGTCCCTCTGCAGACCCCCACACACCAAGAACTGGACTGACGTCAGTGTTAACACTCCTCTGAGTGTGGagagtctgaggagagctctgtctcAGCTTCAGGAACATCTCACACAGGAGATGGGGAAGATTGATAAGAGTG aactgaagagaattcaGCAGTATGCAG tggACGTGACTCTGGATCCTGATACAGCAAATCCTAAACTCATCCTGTCTGATGATGGAAAACAAGTTAAACTTGGAGACAAACGACAGAAACTCCCTGATAATCCACAGAGATTTAGTCGTGCTACCTGTGTTCTGGGAAAGGAAGGTTTCTCCTCAGGGAGATTTTACTATGAGGTTCAGGTCAGTGGGAAGACTTGGTGGGATTTAGGAGTGACCAGTGAGTCCAGCAACAGGAAGGGAGAGATTACACTGAGTCCAGAGGATGGATACTGGAGAATATTACTGAGGAATAAAACTGAATATGAGGCTGCAGAATCTTTTCCTGTCCCCCTCTTGTTGAAACAGGCTCCccagaaggtgggggtgtttgtggattatgaggagggtctggtctCCTTCTATGATGTTGAGGTCAGATCTCATATCTACTCTTTCACTGGTCAGTCTTTCACTGAGAAACTCTATCCGTACTTCAGTCCTGAGCTCAATGAAGGAGGTAAAAATTCAGCTTCACTGATCATCACTCCTGTTCAACATTATGAATga